A genomic segment from Aegilops tauschii subsp. strangulata cultivar AL8/78 chromosome 1, Aet v6.0, whole genome shotgun sequence encodes:
- the LOC109758341 gene encoding protein ROLLING AND ERECT LEAF 2: MGCAASKVEQEDTVRRCKERRRNIKDAVAARQLLASAHADYLRSLRVTAAALSRFAQGHSSLTVSHHTAPVLLTTAAPPALHAPAPAAMSSVASSSLPPPTPLPRHQPPPPPPPQQQQPQQPQPQAAAAALRVDMDPRMRRLKVPHILSDSSVASSFRKPPVVGTPSSSSAWDWENFYPPSPPDSEFFDRRKTDLEEANRLRELDDEAKARGHPQRRHDHLKEEDEVDDSHGEDEEETEREDMHCGGWEDEEDHYASTTTSETRSEEGEVGNRSECGFAARSEYGGTAPSEYAAVPMQLRRAERSEVGDSFSTVTGATEMRMVVRHRTLSEIVAAIEEYFVKAADAGDSVSELLEASRAQLDRNFQQLKKTVYHSNSVLSALASTWTSKPPLAVRYKLDTNSLEMGSMEGKSHGSTLERLLAWEKKLYEEVKARESVKIEHEKKLSTLQSLEYRGRDSAKLDKTKASINKLQSLIVVTSQAATTTSSAIVSVRDNELAPQLVELCFALLSMWRSMNYFHETQNEIVQQVRGLVDNSMAESTSDLHRLATRDLEAAVSAWHSNFNRLIKYQREYIRSLYGWLKLTLFQVDSITPQEAHASLISRELTTFCDEWKQALDRLPDAVASEAIKSFVNVIHVIYTKQAEEMKIKKRTETYSKELEKKTNSLRAIEKKYYQSYSLVGLGLPGSGRDGIEGHTFDARDPLSEKKTEIAQCRRKVEDEITRHAKAVEVTRSMTLNNIQTGLPGMFQAIAGFSGTVVEALDVVCRRAGSVR, encoded by the exons ATGGGGTGCGCGGCATCCAAGGTGGAGCAGGAGGACACGGTGCGGCGCTGCAAGGAGCGCCGGCGCAACATCaaggacgccgtcgccgcgcgccAGCTGCTCGCCTCGGCGCACGCCGACTACCTCCGCTCCCTCCGCGTCACGGCCGCCGCGCTCTCCCGCTTCGCGCAGGGCCACTCGTCGCTCACCGTCTCCCACCACACCGCGCCCGTCCTCCTCACCACCGCCGCGCCGCCGGCCCTGCAcgcgcccgcgcccgccgccATGTCCTCCGTCGCCTCGTCCTCGCTGCCGCCCCCCACGCCGCTCCCTCGccaccagccgccgccgccgccgccgccccagcagcagcagccgcagcAGCCGCAGCCGCAGGCGGCCGCCGCTGCGCTCAGGGTCGACATGGATCCGAGGATGCGGCGGCTCAAGGTGCCGCACATCCTGTCGGACTCGAGCGTCGCGTCCTCGTTCCGGAAGCCACCGGTGGTGGGGAcgccctcctcctcgtcggcCTGGGACTGGGAGAACTTCtacccgccgtcgccgcccgactCCGAGTTCTTCGACCGCCGCAAGACCGATCTCGAGGAGGCAAACCGCCTCCGCGAGCTCGACGACGAGGCCAAGGCCCGGGGCCACCCCCAGCGCCGCCACGACCACCTCAAAGAAGAGGACGAGGTCGACGACAGCCATGGagaagacgaggaggagacgGAGAGGGAGGATATGCATTGCGGCGGATGGGAGGACGAGGAGGACCACTACGCGTCGACGACCACGTCGGAGACCAGATCGGAGGAAGGCGAGGTGGGGAATAGATCCGAGTGCGGGTTCGCGGCCAGATCGGAGTACGGCGGGACGGCGCCGTCCGAGTACGCCGCCGTGCCAATGCAGCTGAGGAGGGCCGAGAGGTCAGAGGTCGGGGACTCCTTCTCCACGGTCACGGGGGCGACCGAGATGCGGATGGTGGTGCGCCACCGCACGCTCTCAGAGATCGTCGCGGCCATCGAGGAGTACTTCGTCAAGGCGGCCGACGCCGGCGACAGCGTGTCGGAGCTCCTGGAGGCCAGCCGCGCACAGCTCGACCGCAACTTCCAGCAACTCAAAA AGACGGTGTACCACTCCAACAGCGTGCTATCAGCACTGGCTTCGACATGGACTTCAAAGCCGCCATTGGCTGTGCGCTACAAGTTGGACACCAATTCACTGGAGATGGGGTCAATGGAAGGGAAGAGCCATGGGTCAACACTGGAGCGGCTCTTGGCCTGGGAAAAGAAGCTATATGAGGAGGTCAAG GCTAGAGAGAGCGTTAAGATTGAGCATGAGAAGAAGCTTTCTACCCTGCAAAGCTTGGAATACAGAGGGAGGGACAGTGCCAAGCTGGACAAGACCAAGGCCTCCATAAACAAGCTGCAATCACTGATCGTTGTCACGTCACAAGCTGCCACTACCACATCCTCGGCCATCGTCAGCGTCCGCGACAATGAGCTCGCGCCACAGCTTGTCGAGCTTTGTTTCGC GTTGCTGAGCATGTGGAGGTCCATGAACTACTTCCACGAGACACAGAATGAGATCGTTCAACAAGTGCGCGGTCTGGTGGACAACTCCATGGCCGAGTCGACGTCCGACCTTCACAGACTTGCGACGCGTGATCTCGAGGCCGCCGTCTCGGCATGGCACTCCAACTTCAACCGGCTCATCAAGTATCAGCGTGAATACATCCGTTCTCTGTATGGCTGGCTGAAGCTTACACTCTTCCAAGTGGACAGCATTACCCCACAAGAGGCCCACGCGTCACTCATCTCACGCGAGCTCACCACCTTCTGCGACGAGTGGAAGCAGGCATTAGACCGGCTTCCTGATGCGGTGGCTTCGGAGGCTATCAAGAGCTTTGTGAACGTCATCCATGTCATCTACACCAAGCAGGCAGAGGAGATGAAGATCAAGAAGCGAACCGAGACGTACTCAAAGGAGCTGGAGAAGAAGACCAACTCGCTGAGGGCCATTGAGAAGAAGTACTACCAGTCGTACTCGTTGGTAGGCCTTGGCCTCCCTGGCAGCGGGCGCGACGGCATTGAAGGGCACACGTTCGACGCGCGCGACCCTCTCTCCGAGAAGAAGACCGAGATCGCGCAGTGCCGCCGGAAGGTGGAGGATGAGATAACGAGGCATGCCAAGGCTGTGGAGGTGACAAGGTCCATGACACTGAACAACATCCAGACTGGCCTGCCAGGAATGTTCCAAGCCATAGCTGGTTTCTCGGGCACGGTCGTCGAGGCCCTCGACGTGGTCTGCCGGCGAGCTGGGTCGGTGCGGTAG